A stretch of Lachancea thermotolerans CBS 6340 chromosome D complete sequence DNA encodes these proteins:
- the CTR3 gene encoding high-affinity Cu transporter CTR3 (similar to uniprot|Q06686 Saccharomyces cerevisiae YLR411W CTR3 High-affinity copper transporter of the plasma membrane acts as a trimer gene is disrupted by a Ty2 transposon insertion in many laboratory strains of S. cerevisiae), whose product MSNYLDSDPLIKMAMGSSSSSKKTCKISMLWNWYTIDTCFIARSWRNDTKGKFAGSCIGCFLLVVAAQWLNRVSRQFDIELAKRRKLKVLAKYSNLPNSDDTSGLSLSDSAQQTLEQLLAEPDWKTSLKAVGTTLSHTWFLTSLKDEFAGLEGMASCCSTNIDVFPTLLDHILRSLVFVLQWGLSYIIMLLFMYYNGYIIISCLIGALIGRLLFNFEPLATCGGAGGSNTVAHDKEVNDRKCCM is encoded by the coding sequence ATGTCAAATTACTTGGATAGTGATCCCCTCATCAAGATGGCAATGGgctcatcatcatcatccaaGAAGACATGTAAAATCTCCATGCTGTGGAATTGGTATACAATCGATACATGCTTCATTGCCAGATCCTGGAGGAATGACACGAAAGGAAAGTTTGCTGGTTCTTGCATTGgatgctttttgttggttGTAGCTGCTCAATGGCTTAATAGAGTGTCAAGGCAATTTGACATCGAGCTAGCAAAAAGGCGCAAGTTGAAGGTGCTCGCGAAATATAGCAATCTCCCTAACTCAGATGATACCTCAGGATTATCGCTCTCGGACTCAGCTCAGCAGACGCTTGAGCAGCTACTGGCTGAACCTGATTGGAAAACCTCGTTGAAGGCTGTTGGGACCACACTCTCTCATACTTGGTTCTTGACAAGTTTGAAGGATGAGTTTGCTGGACTGGAAGGAATGGCAAGCTGTTGCTCCACTAACATAGACGTTTTCCCTACTTTGCTAGACCACATTCTGAGGTCATTAGtatttgttcttcaatggGGGCTGTCTTACATTATCATGTTGCTGTTCATGTATTACAACGGCTATATCATCATCAGCTGTCTCATAGGCGCTCTAATTGGTAGACTActttttaattttgaaCCATTGGCGACATGTGGTGGAGCAGGAGGTTCTAATACTGTCGCTCATGACAAAGAGGTTAATGACAGAAAATGCTGTATGTAA
- the BER1 gene encoding Ber1p (similar to uniprot|Q06688 Saccharomyces cerevisiae YLR412W Hypothetical ORF): protein MTESLESGFRQVRRTKEPRGQVGFDVSLAKHRETVRSSEMFKNLKEHLEPHSKDIRRVRCLAIGSFHEEFAALYQLALLLETCDHLKPSEGEPIRVSVYDPVFTTSDQDFIKNLGPDWSVDEETPWEPSEARYVLFFLPHAPLDLTERVVTLDRPHLWLANHIVKHTDRYTKLQLFDKYPVLSKLLNSLVNAQESVPDSEFKPFVSRKNRRKNKTRIQEQVVDYSAIPTHFSKCKILTDFNNGKTLADQPWINSFSDLTLHLIE, encoded by the coding sequence ATGACAGAGAGTCTGGAAAGCGGTTTTAGGCAGGTACGCAGAACGAAGGAACCAAGAGGCCAGGTGGGCTTCGATGTTTCGCTTGCAAAGCACCGAGAAACGGTGCGTAGCTCAGAAATgttcaaaaacctgaaaGAACATCTGGAGCCACACAGTAAAGACATTCGTCGAGTAAGATGTCTGGCGATCGGCAGCTTTCACGAGGAGTTTGCTGCGCTATATCAGCTAGCTCTTCTACTGGAAACTTGCGATCACCTCAAACCTTCAGAGGGAGAGCCAATTCGCGTCTCAGTATATGACCCTGTATTCACTACCTCAGACCAagatttcatcaaaaacttgggaCCGGACTGGTCggttgatgaagaaacgCCGTGGGAACCCAGTGAAGCAAGATATGTGCTTTTCTTCCTGCCGCATGCGCCGCTCGATCTTACCGAGCGCGTGGTGACATTAGATCGTCCTCATCTATGGCTTGCGAACCACATTGTTAAGCATACAGACAGGTATACCAagcttcagctctttgataaaTATCctgttctttcaaaattgctGAACAGTTTGGTGAATGCTCAGGAATCCGTGCCCGACAGCGAGTTCAAGCCATTCGtgtcaagaaaaaaccGTCGCAAGAACAAGACTAGGATTCAAGAGCAAGTCGTAGACTACAGCGCAATTCCAACGCATTTTAGCAAATGCAAAATCTTGACCGATTTTAACAACGGAAAGACGCTTGCTGATCAGCCATGGATCAACTCTTTCTCAGATCTGACATTGCACCTTATCGAGTAG
- the VIP1 gene encoding inositol polyphosphate kinase VIP1 (similar to uniprot|Q06685 Saccharomyces cerevisiae YLR410W VIP1 Inositol hexakisphosphate (IP6) and inositol heptakisphosphate (IP7) kinase) produces MSDSKPKETGQGSMSPLLLNNKTKKAMESIAPILEGFSPKTSASENTSLKLPPPGSPHESHIDEDIGCDLNLDRTVSISSQLSSSSSRPGLSPTNSYDNIHPGGKLQRLKSNSNLGQSSTVASGNSALDFQHAAVESASNNDSGNETPTETPSSSANSSAGSSRKPSSNSGRPQLPKIGKIGVCAMDAKVLSKPCRHILNRLIQNGEFETIIFGDKVILDENNENWPTCDFLISFFSSGFPLSKAIDYVNLRKPFYINDLEMQKVLWDRRLCLKLLDVAKVPTPPRLEISRDGGPRVDPALRAKLLERGVEIKPVKEPAWKMVDDDTLEVKGRRMTKPFVEKPVDGEDHNIYIYYHSKNGGGGRRLFRKVGNKSSEFDPSLKSPRTDGSYIYEEFMDTDNFEDVKAYTVGEGFCHAETRKSPVVDGIVRRNTHGKEIRYVTELTPEEKEIARRVTKIFSQMICGFDLLRVNGNSYVIDVNGFSFVKDNSAYYDACAKILRETFIQAKKKMDLEKRNLPIIKEEKTQKWVFKGLVTVIRHADRTPKQKFKHSFRSPIFISLLKGHKEEVVIRNVNDLKVVLQALTIAQEENTEDPQKLKVLANALEKKMDLPGTKIQLKPVLNSEKEVEKVQFILKWGGEPTHSARYQATELGEQMRQDFDLLNKNILPNIKIFSSSERRVLASAQLWAMALFGADELGSDEISIRKDLLDDSNAAKDLMDNVKKQLKPLLREGKEAPRQFAWPAKMPEPYLVIKRVVELMNYHKHVMDYNFETKDVADMQRRWCCAEDPMLFKERWDKLFKEFVSVEKVDPAKISELYDTMKYDALHNRQFLEHIFASSGRAARANVDLCKDSLVDRYPINILAMNNFKIPDSSSQHGGTSSKGSSVGSLGWVLESSANTSRPSSQFDDPKFMQLRELYKLSKVLFDFICPQEYGIEDNEKLDIGLLTSLPLAKQILNDIDDMKKKDAPACVAYFTKESHIYTLLNIIYESGLPMRIARNALPELDYLSQINFELYESTDNSGQKAHSLRLKMSPGCHTQDPLEVQLDEKHYISCIPKISLTKHLDLDYVSQKLRNKFSRVILPKKFTPVNITSPNLTFRKGPLFESSSHPAQK; encoded by the coding sequence ATGAGCGATTCTAAGCCTAAAGAAACCGGCCAGGGGTCTATGTCACCTCTCTTACTCAACAATAAAACCAAGAAAGCCATGGAGTCGATCGCGCCGATCTTAGAGGGTTTTAGCCCTAAAACCTCAGCTAGCGAAAATACATCGTTGAAATTGCCTCCTCCTGGAAGTCCCCATGAGTCTCACATCGATGAAGATATAGGATGCgacttgaacttggacCGTACCGTGAGCATTAGCTCCCAACTctcctcaagctcctcaaggCCAGGGCTGTCACCTACAAATTCCTACGATAACATTCACCCAGGGGGGAAACTCCAGAGACTTAAAAGCAACTCGAACTTGGGCCAATCGTCTACAGTGGCATCTGGGAACTCTGCTTTGGACTTCCAGCATGCTGCGGTCGAATCGGCAAGTAACAATGACTCGGGCAACGAAACCCCGACTGAAACCCCGAGCAGCTCCGCAAACAGCTCCGCAGGATCTTCTCGCAAGCCCTCCTCGAACTCAGGAAGGCCCCAGCTGCCCAAGATCGGCAAAATCGGTGTATGCGCTATGGACGCCAAAGTTCTCTCCAAGCCTTGTAGGCATATTTTAAATCGGCTTATCCAGAATGGTGAATTCGAGACCATTATTTTTGGCGACAAAGTCATTTTGGATGAAAACAACGAAAACTGGCCGACTTGTGACTTTTTGATCAGTTTCTTCTCGTCGGGCTTCCCGCTTAGTAAAGCCATTGACTACGTTAACCTGCGCAAACCGTTTTACATAAACGATCTTGAGATGCAGAAGGTCCTTTGGGACAGAAGACTATGCTTAAAGCTACTGGACGTCGCCAAGGTTCCAACGCCACCACGGCTAGAAATCAGCAGAGACGGGGGGCCTCGTGTCGATCCGGCCTTGAGagcaaaacttttggagCGGGGTGTTGAGATCAAACCCGTCAAAGAGCCAGCGTGGAAGATGGTCGATGACGATACCTTGGAGGTCAAAGGGAGGAGAATGACAAAACCTTTCGTCGAAAAGCCTGTTGATGGAGAAGATCATAATATTTACATCTACTACCACTCCAAAAACGGTGGTGGCGGCAGGCGTCTTTTCCGCAAAGTTGGCAACAAGTCTTCTGAATTCGATCCTAGCCTCAAGTCTCCTCGCACCGACGGATCTTACATTTACGAGGAATTTATGGATACTgataattttgaagatgtcAAAGCATACACAGTGGGCGAGGGATTCTGTCATGCTGAGACGCGAAAATCTCCAGTAGTCGATGGTATAGTGCGCAGGAATACACATGGAAAGGAAATAAGGTACGTGACAGAGTTAACcccagaagaaaaggaaattGCACGTAGAGTGACGAAGATATTTTCGCAGATGATTTGTGGATTTGATCTTTTGCGCGTGAATGGAAATTCTTATGTCATTGATGTAAATGGTTTCTCGTTTGTGAAAGACAATTCTGCTTATTATGACGCCTGTGCAAAAATCCTAAGGGAAACTTTCATTcaggccaagaagaaaatggaTCTAGAGAAACGTAATTTACCAAtaatcaaagaagaaaaaacccaaaaatgGGTCTTTAAGGGTTTGGTAACCGTCATCCGCCACGCGGACAGAACTccaaaacaaaagtttAAGCATTCTTTTAGGTCACCAATCTTTATTTCCTTGCTGAAGGGACATAAAGAAGAAGTCGTTATACGCAATGTGAATGATTTGAAGGTTGTTCTGCAAGCCCTTACAATTGCCCAAGAAGAGAACACCGAGGATCCCCAAAAGTTGAAGGTGTTAGCCAATgcgcttgaaaagaaaatggACCTTCCTGGAACGAAGATCCAATTGAAGCCAGTATTAAATTctgagaaagaagttgaaaaagtcCAATTTATTTTGAAATGGGGAGGTGAGCCAACGCACTCTGCCCGTTACCAGGCTACCGAATTGGGAGAGCAAATGAGGCAGGACTTCGATCTTCTCAATAAAAATATTTTGCCTAacatcaagatcttctCGTCCTCAGAAAGACGGGTTTTAGCATCCGCGCAGTTGTGGGCAATGGCACTTTTTGGGGCAGACGAATTAGGGAGTGATGAAATCAGTATAAGGAAAGACCTTCTTGACGACAGCAACGCTGCCAAAGATTTAATGGACAATGTTAAAAAACAGCTCAAGCCTCTCCTCAGAGAAGGCAAAGAGGCGCCTCGTCAGTTTGCTTGGCCCGCCAAAATGCCTGAACCATATCTCGTTATTAAACGTGTAGTGGAGCTGATGAACTATCACAAACACGTCATGGATTACAATTTCGAAACGAAAGATGTTGCAGATATGCAGCGCAGATGGTGCTGTGCCGAAGATCCTatgctcttcaaagaacgTTGGGATAAGCTATTCAAAGAGTTTGTGAGCGTCGAGAAGGTTGATCCTGCTAAGATATCGGAGCTTTATGACACTATGAAATATGATGCACTCCACAATAGACAATTCTTGGAGCACATATTTGCTTCAAGTGGGAGAGCTGCAAGGGCAAACGTCGATTTGTGCAAAGACTCTCTTGTAGATCGTTATCCTATCAACATTTTGGCCATGAATAACTTCAAGATCCCGGATTCGAGTTCGCAGCATGGAGGGACCTCCAGCAAGGGTAGCAGCGTAGGTTCTCTAGGATGGGTTCTCGAAAGCAGTGCAAATACTTCTCGTCCATCCTCTCAATTCGATGATCCAAAATTTATGCAACTTCGTGAGTTATACAAACTCTCGAAAGTCctctttgatttcatctGCCCACAAGAGTACGGTATCGAAGATAATGAGAAATTAGATATTGGGCTGCTGACCTCACTGCCACTGGCAAAGCAGATTTTGAATGATATTGATgacatgaagaaaaaagacGCACCTGCCTGCGTCGCGTATTTTACAAAGGAATCGCACATCTACACTTTGCTCAATATAATTTACGAAAGCGGACTACCTATGCGGATTGCTCGCAACGCGTTGCCCGAGCTGGATTACTTATCTCAAATCAATTTCGAATTATATGAGAGCACTGATAACTCTGGGCAGAAAGCTCATTCTTTGAGACTGAAAATGTCCCCTGGGTGCCACACCCAAGATCCTTTGGAAGTACAGCTTGACGAAAAGCACTATATCAGTTGCATTCCAAAAATTTCTCTGACAAAACACTTAGATTTGGACTAtgtttctcaaaaactgaGAAACAAATTCAGCAGAGTTATTCTGCCCAAAAAGTTTACGCCTGTGAACATAACGAGTCCGAATCTCACTTTCCGGAAAGGGCCCTTGTTTGAATCCTCTTCACACCCCGCCCAGAAATAG
- the PRS1 gene encoding ribose phosphate diphosphokinase subunit PRS1 (highly similar to uniprot|P32895 Saccharomyces cerevisiae YKL181W PRS1 5-phospho-ribosyl-1(alpha)-pyrophosphate synthetase involved in nucleotide histidine and tryptophan biosynthesis one of five related enzymes which are active as heteromultimeric complexes): protein MRKCKVFVGNSHPELGNLVCQRLGIEPAPCTLKKFANGETSVQIGVSVRDEDVYVIQSGSPSINDDIMELLILVSACRGGSAKKITAVIPQFPYSKQCKMKKHRGAITARMLANLLIMAGADHVVSMDLHASQMQGFFSKPVDNLYGGPSLARWIRENVEDYEDAVVVSKNPGGTKRVTALADTLKINFAMIHTDRRRSKDLYAQNKNRHQLMLRKQSMLRKNKPIVRPGETPGEEENIILTNGIQTARVVKGHVVDDDDYADDALMSDSENDSEAQSSVSDSYALGGSYDAVDSDDEEGPEFVDQEKLITLVGNVNGRSAIILDDMIDRPGSFISAAEHLVKNCGAKKVYVVATHGVFTGDCLERLEQSASIHQVVSTNTYPISEQKLQSSKKLVVIDVSSIFAECIRRDHYGESISVLFDSLASL, encoded by the coding sequence ATGCGTAAATGCAAAGTGTTTGTCGGGAATTCCCACCCTGAACTGGGCAACTTGGTGTGCCAACGCCTGGGTATTGAACCAGCTCCATGCAcactcaagaagtttgcCAATGGTGAGACGTCGGTCCAAATCGGCGTTTCTGTTCGTGATGAGGACGTATACGTAATCCAGTCTGGATCGCCCTCTATAAACGATGACATTATGGAGTTGCTTATTCTGGTTTCGGCGTGCAGAGGAGGTTCCGCCAAGAAAATCACAGCTGTTATTCCCCAGTTTCCTTACTCCAAGCAGTGCAAAATGAAGAAACACAGAGGTGCCATCACTGCTAGAATGCTGGCTAATCTGCTAATTATGGCGGGAGCTGATCATGTTGTTTCTATGGACTTGCATGCCTCTCAGATGCAGGGGTTTTTCAGCAAACCCGTTGACAACTTGTACGGAGGACCCAGCTTGGCCAGATGGATCAGAGAAAACGTCGAAGACTACGAGGATGCTGTGGTGGTCTCTAAAAACCCAGGAGGTACGAAAAGGGTCACTGCTTTGGCAGACACATTGAAGATTAACTTTGCAATGATCCACACTGACCGTCGTCGCTCAAAGGACCTGTACGCACAGAATAAGAATAGGCACCAGCTTATGCTTAGAAAACAGTCAATGCTAAGAAAAAATAAGCCAATTGTCAGACCTGGCGAGACCCCCGGCGAGGAGGAAAACATCATTTTGACTAATGGGATCCAAACTGCCAGAGTCGTCAAGGGGCATGTTgtcgacgacgacgactATGCCGACGATGCTCTAATGTCTGATTCAGAGAACGACTCAGAAGCTCAGTCGTCAGTCAGTGATTCTTATGCTTTAGGAGGATCATACGACGCTGTAGACTCTGACGACGAGGAAGGGCCAGAATTCGTCGATCAAGAAAAGTTAATCACTTTGGTCGGAAATGTTAATGGACGCTCCGCTATCATTCTGGATGACATGATTGACAGACCAGGGTCGTTTATTAGTGCTGCAGAACATTTAGTCAAAAACTGTGGGGCCAAGAAAGTGTATGTTGTCGCCACGCATGGTGTCTTCACAGGTGACTGCCTTGAAAGGTTGGAACAATCAGCGTCTATCCATCAAGTTGTCTCGACCAACACCTACCCTATTTCCGAGCAGAAGCTACAGTCTTCTAAGAAGCTAGTAGTGATTGATGTGTCTTCGATCTTTGCCGAATGCATCCGTCGTGATCATTATGGTGAGAGTATATCTGTTCTCTTTGACTCCTTGGCTTCCTTGTGA